The Nitrospira sp. genome contains a region encoding:
- the folB gene encoding dihydroneopterin aldolase translates to MGGQIVIEQLEFRGRCGVTPEERARTQPLAVDLELSCQLEDAGQSDDLLHTIDYAKVAQRVIELGVGHDSRLLEAMAERFLSALFDEFPVDRIKLWLRKLHPPIPHVARSVGITVERTRLAQQLLRADPPPARFLIQQLHRLPKGKVLDVAAGNGRHALFLASLGYQVDTIDRDEDAIAQLSSSARARNLTGVTTRALDLEQPPPHKPNLGHETYDAILVFFYLNRPLFPHLIEALKPGGMLFYETFTIDNHLQYRHPRRQEFCLNQGELLDLTASLRVLHYDEGLHEGHHGSEAVYTAQLVGLKPFLARSSP, encoded by the coding sequence ATGGGCGGGCAGATCGTCATCGAGCAGTTGGAGTTCCGCGGCCGCTGTGGCGTGACGCCGGAAGAGCGGGCTCGGACTCAGCCGCTCGCGGTCGATCTGGAGTTGAGTTGTCAGCTAGAGGATGCGGGGCAGTCCGACGACCTGTTGCACACGATCGACTACGCGAAAGTGGCTCAGCGCGTGATTGAACTTGGAGTCGGTCATGATTCTCGGCTGCTGGAGGCAATGGCTGAACGATTCTTGTCGGCCCTCTTCGACGAATTTCCCGTTGATCGCATCAAGCTGTGGCTGCGAAAGCTTCATCCACCGATCCCCCACGTCGCCAGATCCGTGGGGATCACTGTGGAACGCACCAGGCTCGCGCAACAACTTCTTCGAGCTGACCCACCGCCGGCACGGTTTCTTATCCAACAGCTCCACCGCCTTCCGAAAGGGAAGGTCCTCGACGTCGCAGCCGGAAACGGACGCCACGCGCTCTTTCTCGCGTCGTTGGGCTATCAGGTCGACACCATCGATCGCGATGAGGACGCCATCGCGCAACTTTCGTCCAGCGCACGAGCACGGAACCTCACCGGGGTTACGACACGCGCGCTCGACCTGGAGCAACCTCCCCCGCACAAGCCGAATCTTGGACATGAAACGTACGACGCTATTCTCGTATTCTTTTATCTGAACCGACCGCTCTTCCCCCACCTGATCGAGGCGCTCAAGCCCGGCGGCATGTTGTTCTACGAAACCTTTACCATCGACAACCACCTCCAGTATCGACATCCAAGGCGCCAAGAGTTTTGCCTCAACCAGGGTGAACTCTTGGACCTCACAGCGAGCCTCCGCGTGCTTCATTATGATGAAGGGCTGCACGAAGGACATCACGGCTCGGAAGCGGTGTACACCGCGCAGCTCGTGGGGCTGAAACCCTTTCTTGCGAGGTCCTCACCATGA
- a CDS encoding PHP domain-containing protein yields MSRLDLHLHTTHSDGSCTPAEVIDLAHKAGVSALAITDHDITTGVAEAIAAGQQCGIEVIPGVEISSIIANSELHILGYFLDWQDADLNQRFKSMRDSRHRRNPKIIERLQALGIEMTYDEVRAVAGSDSVGRPHIARVLMDKGVVASAKEAFDRFLAEGKPAYVPRDLPSPAEAIQWIKAARGLVVLAHPTWVKPAGRSLADLVRQLKADGLDGVEVYYSTHAARQTREYLSLAKQLGLLVTGGSDFHGLTKPDIEVGIGKGALHIPTSLLPKMKEAAAQL; encoded by the coding sequence ATGAGCCGCTTGGACCTTCATCTCCATACGACCCACTCTGACGGAAGCTGCACACCCGCCGAAGTGATCGACCTGGCGCACAAAGCGGGGGTGAGCGCGTTGGCGATCACCGATCATGACATTACAACAGGGGTCGCCGAAGCCATCGCGGCCGGACAGCAGTGTGGAATCGAGGTGATCCCTGGAGTCGAGATCAGCTCGATTATCGCCAACTCCGAGTTGCATATTCTTGGATACTTCCTTGATTGGCAGGACGCCGACTTGAATCAGCGATTCAAGAGCATGAGAGACAGTCGCCACCGCCGCAATCCGAAAATCATTGAACGGTTGCAGGCCCTCGGGATCGAGATGACGTACGATGAAGTCCGCGCCGTTGCCGGCAGTGATTCAGTCGGCAGACCACACATTGCCCGGGTCCTCATGGACAAGGGAGTGGTCGCATCAGCGAAAGAGGCCTTCGATCGCTTTCTGGCCGAAGGAAAACCCGCCTACGTTCCTCGCGACCTCCCGAGTCCCGCCGAAGCCATTCAATGGATTAAAGCCGCGCGAGGACTCGTCGTCCTGGCCCATCCGACGTGGGTCAAGCCTGCGGGTCGGTCGCTGGCCGATCTGGTTCGACAGCTCAAAGCCGACGGACTCGATGGCGTGGAAGTGTATTATAGTACGCATGCCGCGCGGCAAACACGCGAGTACCTTAGCCTTGCGAAACAACTCGGTCTGTTGGTCACCGGCGGCAGCGACTTTCACGGCCTCACGAAGCCCGATATCGAGGTCGGCATCGGCAAAGGTGCACTGCACATTCCCACCTCGTTGCTTCCCAAGATGAAGGAAGCCGCCGCACAACTCTAA
- a CDS encoding serine/threonine protein kinase yields MINASSWAFQYLLVALVALFAGPLLSKLPAAQSLPLTLFGLNGSQMIRLVVEETGLTVLCILSIRAFRQMPDNGRGSSFLRQLVLPVTTLFIVIATDRTLRVVGLSLIDHLGPARYTLAYTAALTLTGLWITAAWLLNLDALHRFFSKPVLSARRKEATPSADETDEIHPDHEEVEETEATTGSTAAKNSPPSTLGRYKVLKELGRGAMGVVYLGKDPTIQRFVAIKTMQLDAINDADTLQESKARFFREAESTGRLSHPNIVTIFDAGEEDDLGYIAMELLQGTTLKEWSRKPNLLPFEKVLSTLAFVAEAMDYAHQQGVVHRDIKPANIMVTNDAVVKVMDFGIAKMATSSKTQTNIVMGTPTYMSPEQIAGKKVDGRSDIFSLAVVMFELLTGRPPFIADNVSALLFAIAHNPHPSLAAIRPDVPAIVKTVLDRALHKDPVQRYRRAGEFATELRSCVEGLAA; encoded by the coding sequence ATGATCAACGCTTCAAGTTGGGCCTTTCAATATCTTCTGGTTGCGCTCGTGGCGCTGTTTGCCGGTCCCCTCTTGAGCAAACTACCGGCGGCGCAATCGCTTCCGCTCACGCTGTTCGGCCTGAACGGCTCCCAAATGATTCGCCTCGTCGTGGAAGAAACCGGACTGACCGTCCTCTGCATTCTCTCAATCCGCGCATTTCGGCAGATGCCCGATAACGGGCGAGGCTCCTCGTTCCTTCGGCAACTGGTCCTTCCCGTCACGACTCTGTTCATCGTGATTGCGACGGATAGAACCCTTCGCGTGGTCGGACTTTCTTTGATCGACCATCTCGGCCCTGCACGCTATACCCTCGCGTATACCGCTGCGCTGACGCTGACGGGCCTTTGGATCACCGCGGCGTGGCTTTTGAATCTTGACGCACTGCACCGATTTTTTTCCAAGCCTGTGCTTTCCGCTCGTCGCAAAGAGGCCACGCCGTCGGCCGACGAGACCGACGAAATCCATCCGGACCATGAAGAAGTAGAGGAGACAGAGGCCACAACCGGCTCGACCGCCGCAAAGAATAGCCCACCCAGTACACTGGGTCGGTACAAGGTGTTGAAGGAATTGGGACGTGGCGCGATGGGTGTGGTCTATCTCGGGAAAGACCCGACGATCCAGCGGTTCGTCGCCATCAAGACGATGCAGCTCGACGCGATCAACGACGCCGACACATTGCAAGAGTCGAAAGCGCGGTTCTTTCGAGAGGCCGAATCCACCGGGCGATTGTCCCACCCGAACATCGTCACGATTTTCGACGCGGGTGAAGAAGACGATCTCGGTTACATCGCCATGGAATTGCTTCAGGGCACCACGCTCAAAGAATGGTCGCGAAAGCCCAATCTCCTGCCCTTCGAAAAAGTTCTCTCCACCCTGGCCTTCGTCGCCGAAGCGATGGACTATGCCCACCAGCAAGGAGTCGTCCATCGCGATATCAAACCGGCCAACATCATGGTGACCAACGATGCGGTAGTCAAAGTCATGGACTTCGGCATCGCCAAGATGGCGACCTCGTCAAAAACTCAGACGAACATCGTGATGGGAACTCCCACCTACATGTCTCCTGAACAGATCGCCGGCAAAAAGGTGGATGGTCGATCCGATATTTTCTCCCTCGCCGTCGTCATGTTCGAACTCCTGACCGGTCGCCCACCGTTCATCGCCGACAACGTTTCGGCCCTGCTGTTCGCGATCGCGCACAATCCCCATCCCAGTTTGGCTGCAATCAGACCCGACGTCCCTGCCATCGTCAAAACAGTCCTGGATCGAGCGCTCCACAAGGATCCTGTCCAACGCTATCGTCGCGCCGGTGAGTTCGCGACGGAACTCCGCTCCTGTGTCGAAGGGCTTGCCGCCTAA
- a CDS encoding YjbQ family protein: MKSYREELWFETKTRRAYLNITPHIEGLVRKSGIREGLVLVNAMHITASVYINDDEPGLLQDYDEFLERLAPQEARYRHNDTGEDNGDAHVKRQVMGREVVVAITEGKLDFGPWEQIFYGEFDGRRRKRVLVKIIGE; encoded by the coding sequence ATGAAATCCTACCGCGAAGAACTGTGGTTTGAGACGAAGACCAGACGGGCCTACCTCAATATCACGCCACATATCGAGGGATTGGTGAGGAAGAGCGGGATACGGGAGGGACTGGTTCTGGTCAATGCCATGCATATCACGGCGAGTGTGTACATCAACGACGATGAGCCGGGTCTGTTGCAGGACTACGACGAGTTTTTGGAACGGCTGGCTCCTCAGGAAGCTCGCTACCGGCATAACGACACAGGGGAAGACAACGGGGATGCCCATGTGAAGCGGCAAGTGATGGGTCGGGAGGTCGTGGTCGCGATCACCGAGGGCAAACTCGACTTCGGTCCATGGGAACAGATTTTTTACGGCGAGTTCGACGGCCGTCGGCGCAAGCGGGTTCTCGTGAAAATCATCGGGGAGTAG
- a CDS encoding adenosylcobalamin-dependent ribonucleoside-diphosphate reductase, whose translation MITPRQPPHLSANALTVLRQRYLAKNEKGIVIESPLHMFRRVADDIASVEPRARRRLLARQFYDVMASLLFLPNSPTLMNAGRPLQQLSACFVLPVDDSLESIFDTVKHQALIHQSGGGTGFSFSHIRPHADRVATTSGLASGPISFMRVFNMSTDVIKQGGTRRGANMGILRVDHPDILDFITLKQQPSEMTNFNLSVGLTDRFMRAVHRGQSYALINPRTAKPVRRLPARAVFDQLTEAAWRSGEPGVLFLDTINRANPTPHLGQIEATNPCGEQPLLAYESCTLGSINVARLLTAQRDRVAIDYERLAAIIPLTVRFLDNVLDRTLFPLTSIERHTKRTRKIGLGIMGFADVLIRLGIPYDTDEALQVADQLMGFIRFHAHEASRRLAQERGTFPAYKGSRLASKESRLRNATVTTIAPTGTISILADCSAGIEPLYGINVVHTIMEDIRLERLHPEFLKQAKSRRLPLAELRQEIGRHESIQHLSRIPTDLRRLFVTAHDIAPDHHVRMQAVFQRHSDSGVSKTINLPPTATTKEVAAAFLLAHELGCKGVTVYRSGSREHQVLSCSHVQSC comes from the coding sequence ATGATCACTCCTCGACAACCACCGCACCTTTCGGCCAACGCACTAACCGTCTTGCGCCAACGTTACTTGGCGAAGAACGAAAAAGGGATCGTGATTGAATCACCCCTTCACATGTTCCGTCGTGTGGCCGACGACATCGCCTCTGTCGAACCGCGAGCACGACGTCGCTTGCTCGCTCGCCAATTTTATGATGTGATGGCCTCACTCCTATTCCTTCCGAATTCACCCACCTTGATGAACGCCGGACGGCCGCTTCAACAGCTCTCCGCCTGCTTTGTCTTACCTGTGGACGATTCGCTGGAATCCATCTTCGATACCGTCAAGCATCAGGCGCTCATCCATCAGTCTGGTGGAGGAACCGGATTTTCCTTCAGCCATATCCGCCCTCACGCCGACCGGGTCGCGACCACCAGCGGACTCGCATCAGGCCCTATCTCCTTCATGCGCGTGTTTAACATGTCCACCGATGTCATCAAACAAGGAGGCACGAGGCGGGGCGCCAACATGGGGATCCTGAGGGTCGACCACCCCGATATCCTGGACTTCATCACGTTGAAGCAGCAACCGAGTGAAATGACGAACTTCAACCTCTCGGTCGGTCTCACGGATCGATTCATGCGAGCGGTACACCGAGGCCAGTCTTATGCCTTGATCAACCCACGCACTGCGAAACCGGTTCGGCGTCTCCCCGCCCGGGCGGTCTTCGACCAACTCACAGAGGCGGCCTGGCGATCCGGCGAACCAGGCGTTCTGTTTCTCGACACCATCAACCGGGCAAATCCCACGCCTCATCTCGGTCAAATCGAAGCCACCAACCCCTGCGGTGAACAACCGCTGCTTGCCTATGAATCCTGTACGCTCGGCTCGATCAACGTCGCCCGCCTCCTCACGGCACAGCGCGATAGAGTCGCCATTGACTATGAGCGGCTGGCAGCCATCATTCCGCTGACAGTTCGGTTTCTCGATAACGTGCTCGATCGAACTCTCTTCCCTCTCACCTCGATTGAACGTCATACCAAACGGACCAGAAAGATCGGTCTCGGCATCATGGGCTTCGCCGATGTCTTGATTCGGCTCGGTATTCCGTACGACACCGACGAAGCCTTGCAAGTCGCCGATCAGTTGATGGGATTTATCCGATTCCATGCACACGAAGCATCTCGCCGACTCGCGCAGGAACGGGGAACGTTCCCAGCGTACAAAGGTAGCCGGCTCGCATCCAAGGAGTCTCGACTGCGCAACGCCACCGTCACGACGATCGCCCCCACCGGCACCATCAGCATTCTGGCCGATTGCTCCGCCGGAATCGAGCCGCTGTACGGCATCAACGTCGTTCACACCATCATGGAAGATATTCGCCTTGAACGTCTCCATCCCGAATTCCTCAAGCAGGCCAAATCTAGAAGACTACCTCTCGCTGAATTGCGTCAGGAGATCGGTCGTCACGAATCCATTCAGCACCTCTCCCGGATTCCAACCGACCTTCGTCGGCTGTTTGTGACGGCCCACGATATCGCCCCCGATCACCATGTTCGGATGCAAGCGGTTTTTCAACGGCACAGCGACAGCGGCGTGTCGAAGACGATCAACCTGCCTCCCACGGCAACAACGAAAGAGGTGGCCGCCGCGTTCCTGCTGGCCCATGAGCTTGGGTGCAAAGGAGTGACCGTGTATCGATCCGGCAGTCGAGAGCATCAGGTACTCTCTTGTTCGCACGTGCAATCCTGCTGA
- a CDS encoding HAD family phosphatase, with the protein MRAVIFDFDGVIADTEPLHFEGLRRTLADIQIVLTEKDYYADYLGFDDRGCIREALRVNHRQISAPLVEDLMAKKAVAYLASIKDHLVIFPGVREFVEEAAAAYPIAIASGALRAEIELVLERIGIRKAFCHITSAEDVTNGKPDPEPFLHALAGLNRHHSSAPMASASCLVIEDSRPGIRAAKSAGMKVLAVTNTHTVQDLHEADAISYSLSETRLADLRARLWPI; encoded by the coding sequence ATGCGCGCGGTGATCTTTGATTTCGACGGTGTCATCGCCGACACCGAGCCCCTCCACTTCGAAGGGCTGCGCCGGACGCTTGCGGATATCCAGATCGTCTTGACGGAGAAAGACTATTACGCCGACTACCTCGGCTTCGACGATCGCGGATGTATTCGGGAGGCGCTACGGGTCAATCACCGCCAAATCTCGGCCCCGCTTGTGGAAGATCTGATGGCCAAGAAGGCTGTCGCTTATTTAGCCTCGATCAAAGACCATCTGGTGATTTTCCCGGGCGTGAGAGAGTTCGTCGAGGAGGCTGCGGCCGCGTATCCCATAGCGATCGCCTCGGGGGCGTTGCGCGCCGAGATCGAGCTGGTGCTGGAACGAATCGGCATCCGCAAAGCATTTTGTCATATTACAAGCGCCGAGGATGTGACGAACGGCAAGCCGGACCCTGAACCGTTCCTGCATGCGCTGGCCGGATTGAACCGGCATCATTCGTCCGCACCGATGGCATCCGCCTCGTGCTTAGTCATAGAAGATTCCCGTCCCGGCATCCGGGCCGCAAAATCGGCGGGAATGAAGGTCTTGGCGGTGACCAATACACACACCGTGCAAGACCTGCACGAAGCCGATGCCATCAGCTATAGTTTGAGTGAGACACGGCTCGCGGACTTGCGGGCCCGCTTGTGGCCGATATAA
- a CDS encoding cobalamin-binding protein: MRICSLVPGATEVIAALGLADQLVGISHECDFPHSVRDVPVMIDPLVEAHRTTSQAIDQRVKELVAAGSPLYRLNEEAFHQAQPDLILTQDLCHVCAVTPDQLTHAIQSLQHRPHVLTLGPTTLEEMIHDIERIAGASGCPAEGLALANGLRQRLNRVHGQMSAIRSRPRVVCLEWLDPLYVAGHWVPEMVDLAGGFNVLGSKDAPSYETSWRAVEAAQADVIIVMPCGYSVDRTVNELMQTGQLRDAWRRACDHWPNVYVVDAASYFSRPGPRLVDGVELLAAILHPDPDHRVDSAKAIKLETDILAGGCTS, encoded by the coding sequence ATGAGAATCTGCTCACTTGTGCCCGGAGCCACAGAGGTGATCGCCGCCCTCGGTTTGGCCGATCAGCTCGTCGGTATCAGCCATGAATGTGATTTTCCTCACTCAGTTCGAGATGTTCCGGTGATGATCGATCCGCTGGTCGAGGCGCACCGGACAACAAGCCAGGCCATCGATCAGCGGGTCAAGGAACTGGTGGCTGCAGGAAGCCCGCTCTATCGACTGAACGAGGAGGCGTTCCATCAGGCTCAACCCGATCTGATTCTCACACAAGACCTGTGTCACGTCTGCGCCGTGACGCCCGACCAACTCACACACGCCATCCAGTCGCTTCAACACCGACCCCACGTGCTGACGCTGGGCCCGACGACGTTGGAAGAGATGATCCATGATATTGAACGGATCGCCGGGGCCTCAGGGTGTCCCGCCGAGGGACTGGCGCTTGCAAACGGCCTTCGTCAACGATTGAACCGCGTGCACGGACAAATGAGTGCGATTCGCTCGCGTCCCCGCGTGGTGTGCCTGGAGTGGCTGGATCCTCTGTACGTCGCGGGTCATTGGGTGCCGGAGATGGTCGACTTGGCTGGTGGCTTCAATGTCCTTGGGTCTAAAGATGCTCCTTCCTACGAAACCTCCTGGCGCGCGGTGGAAGCCGCACAAGCCGACGTGATCATCGTGATGCCTTGCGGCTATTCCGTCGATCGGACCGTCAACGAACTCATGCAGACCGGGCAGCTTCGGGACGCATGGCGACGCGCGTGTGACCACTGGCCGAATGTGTACGTCGTCGATGCGGCATCGTATTTCAGCCGCCCCGGCCCTCGACTTGTGGATGGCGTGGAGCTGCTCGCTGCAATTCTGCACCCGGATCCTGATCATCGCGTGGACTCAGCAAAAGCGATCAAGCTTGAGACCGACATACTCGCCGGGGGCTGCACATCATGA
- the hpnD gene encoding presqualene diphosphate synthase HpnD translates to MTVREAQAYCTAYTKKSGSNFFYSFLFLPKAKREAMYTVYAFCKAVDSAVDEPAAGSNPKDELKRWRNELDAVYSGTPTDPIMVSLAHHVKTMGIPKAYFEELIKGVEMDLFNNRYVTFDELSLYCYRVASVVGLICLHVFGVTSARAQDYAVALGMAFQMTNILRDVGTDAADGRIYLPLEDLRKWNYPEKAMLNRNDSPEFRALMEYEASRAHHYYKKADAALMGLPPSERRALTVAEIMRGIYSRILEQIEQSNYQVFGPRLSLTTTQRVVIALRIWFRSRFS, encoded by the coding sequence ATGACGGTCAGGGAAGCGCAGGCCTATTGCACGGCCTACACGAAGAAAAGCGGCAGCAACTTTTTCTATTCGTTTCTGTTCCTTCCCAAAGCGAAACGTGAGGCCATGTATACGGTCTATGCCTTCTGTAAGGCTGTCGACAGCGCCGTCGATGAACCGGCCGCCGGCAGCAACCCGAAAGACGAACTGAAGCGTTGGCGGAACGAGCTTGACGCCGTATATTCGGGCACTCCGACCGACCCGATCATGGTCAGTCTGGCCCATCATGTGAAGACGATGGGGATTCCCAAAGCGTACTTTGAAGAGTTGATCAAAGGCGTCGAGATGGATCTCTTCAACAATCGCTACGTCACGTTCGACGAGTTGTCCCTCTATTGTTACCGCGTCGCCTCCGTCGTAGGGCTCATTTGCTTGCATGTATTCGGCGTCACGTCCGCCCGCGCGCAGGACTATGCGGTGGCACTCGGCATGGCCTTCCAAATGACGAATATCCTTCGTGATGTGGGCACCGATGCCGCCGACGGCCGGATTTACCTGCCGTTGGAGGACTTGCGAAAATGGAACTACCCTGAAAAGGCCATGCTGAATCGAAACGATTCCCCGGAATTCCGGGCGTTGATGGAGTATGAAGCCTCCCGAGCTCACCACTATTATAAAAAAGCCGATGCGGCCCTCATGGGCCTGCCGCCTTCCGAACGCCGGGCGCTGACGGTTGCGGAAATCATGCGCGGCATTTACAGCCGGATTCTGGAACAAATCGAACAGTCGAACTATCAGGTCTTTGGACCTCGGCTCAGTCTCACCACGACCCAGCGGGTGGTCATCGCCTTACGGATTTGGTTCCGTTCCCGGTTCTCGTGA
- a CDS encoding FAD-dependent oxidoreductase has product MTAPSSHTVLILGAGLAGLTTAYHLHQHGYHVTLLDHPDWLDGFRTNASEAAPILLGCHRETRRILDTLEKDRASEADRTIPLEFRLPDGRVVPYQSARLPGAFQWMMSLFSFHGLAWQDRWRLFSHVEQIWEQAHTLPADLENRTADEWLTATGQSPEARERIWDPLARWLTGNTLARLSAATFVQLLSTVFLSDASDARLTHLSGSVGHRFIAPMKQVLQQNNAQILPLAHRPHLRFGQNGVSDIRLHDGATLQAQWYIVALSYRHLLALLPDRLLTRYAYFAQVTELNSLSEIVVQLTSRATVQSPRLLLLPGRPFQQLTATSFTAGEIRYRLSAVESPLTEWDSDQLVEAAITELGLLFPTLTKENLTSREIFRERHAALLLAPGAARLRPLQQSPIQNLLVAGAWTDTGWPANLESSVVSARRCAEIIAGHTT; this is encoded by the coding sequence GTGACCGCTCCATCCTCACACACGGTGCTCATTCTCGGCGCAGGTCTGGCCGGCCTCACGACGGCGTACCATCTGCATCAACACGGCTATCACGTGACCCTGCTCGATCATCCGGACTGGCTCGATGGATTCCGGACCAATGCATCCGAAGCCGCGCCGATTCTGCTTGGATGCCACCGGGAAACCAGGCGTATTCTTGACACCCTGGAGAAGGACCGCGCTTCGGAGGCGGACCGCACCATCCCTCTCGAATTTCGCCTGCCGGATGGGCGCGTTGTTCCCTATCAGTCCGCCCGTCTTCCCGGAGCCTTCCAATGGATGATGAGTCTCTTCAGTTTCCACGGTCTTGCCTGGCAGGATCGGTGGAGACTCTTCTCGCACGTCGAACAAATTTGGGAACAAGCACACACGCTCCCGGCAGACTTGGAGAACCGGACCGCAGACGAGTGGTTGACGGCAACCGGGCAGAGCCCCGAAGCACGAGAGCGGATTTGGGACCCGCTCGCTCGATGGTTGACCGGCAATACGCTGGCACGTCTCTCCGCCGCAACGTTCGTCCAGTTGCTTTCAACCGTATTTCTCAGCGACGCATCGGACGCCAGACTCACACACCTCTCCGGATCCGTCGGCCACCGGTTCATCGCACCGATGAAACAGGTACTCCAGCAAAACAATGCGCAGATTCTTCCCCTCGCACATCGGCCGCACCTCCGGTTTGGGCAGAACGGAGTGAGCGACATCCGGCTCCACGACGGCGCAACGCTGCAGGCGCAATGGTACATCGTCGCGCTTTCATACCGGCACCTGCTTGCTCTTTTGCCGGATCGACTGCTGACGCGCTACGCCTACTTTGCGCAAGTAACCGAACTGAACAGCCTGAGCGAGATCGTCGTCCAACTGACCTCCCGGGCAACCGTCCAATCTCCTCGACTGCTCTTGCTACCGGGCCGACCATTTCAACAGCTCACCGCAACATCCTTCACGGCCGGCGAAATCCGTTATCGGCTGTCCGCCGTCGAAAGCCCCCTTACAGAATGGGATTCCGATCAGTTAGTCGAGGCAGCGATCACCGAGCTTGGCCTGTTGTTCCCTACCCTGACCAAGGAAAACCTGACATCCCGGGAAATCTTTCGCGAGCGCCACGCCGCCCTGCTGCTCGCGCCTGGAGCGGCACGGCTCAGGCCGCTTCAACAAAGCCCGATCCAAAATCTGCTGGTCGCAGGAGCCTGGACCGACACCGGATGGCCCGCCAATCTGGAGAGCAGTGTCGTCAGCGCCCGGCGCTGTGCGGAGATCATTGCCGGCCACACGACGTGA
- a CDS encoding uracil-DNA glycosylase — protein MTLTPLQELAKSLHDCQRCKLAKLGRSQVVFGVGNPHASIMFVGEAPGFNEDQKGEPFVGAAGKLLNDLLTSAGLSRDQIYIANVIKCRPPNNRDPEQDEVETCKPFLLQQIQLIRPKLVCTLGNWATQTLLERKVGITKVKAQAFYMKDFVIFPLLHPAAALHQGNLLVTLKEDFKKLKEFLDRNTKPAEPTTAGPTPTAPVLNIESPQPAQMDLFG, from the coding sequence ATGACACTCACCCCTCTCCAAGAACTTGCCAAATCACTCCACGACTGCCAACGCTGTAAGCTGGCGAAGCTGGGACGCAGCCAAGTCGTGTTCGGCGTCGGGAATCCTCATGCAAGTATCATGTTTGTTGGGGAAGCGCCAGGATTCAATGAAGATCAAAAGGGTGAGCCATTCGTCGGAGCGGCAGGAAAACTTCTGAACGATCTTCTGACCTCAGCAGGACTCTCGCGTGACCAGATCTACATCGCGAACGTCATCAAGTGCCGACCGCCGAACAACCGCGATCCCGAACAGGATGAAGTGGAGACGTGCAAACCGTTCCTGCTGCAACAGATTCAGTTGATCCGCCCGAAACTGGTCTGCACCTTGGGGAACTGGGCCACTCAGACGTTACTAGAACGCAAAGTCGGCATCACCAAAGTAAAAGCGCAAGCCTTCTACATGAAAGACTTCGTGATCTTTCCGCTCCTCCACCCGGCAGCCGCCCTTCATCAAGGGAATCTGCTGGTCACGCTGAAAGAAGACTTCAAGAAGTTGAAAGAGTTTCTGGATCGGAACACCAAACCAGCTGAACCAACTACCGCGGGCCCCACCCCAACCGCACCAGTCCTCAATATCGAATCGCCCCAACCCGCACAGATGGATCTGTTCGGATAG
- a CDS encoding XRE family transcriptional regulator produces the protein MATTKTHKGVTVRTAEDLGRALGLSAADTAEMEFRSELTVALAKIIQAARLTHAEIAKRAGTARTRVTAIANGNTQGVSTDVLIRVLAATGYRTELRLKKTAA, from the coding sequence ATGGCGACCACTAAAACTCACAAGGGCGTGACCGTTCGTACGGCCGAAGACCTTGGGCGGGCCTTAGGGCTCTCCGCCGCCGACACCGCTGAAATGGAGTTTCGCTCGGAGTTGACCGTGGCACTGGCAAAAATCATTCAAGCGGCACGACTGACTCACGCTGAAATCGCCAAGCGCGCCGGAACAGCGAGAACCCGAGTGACCGCCATTGCGAATGGCAATACACAGGGAGTCTCAACAGATGTGCTGATCCGAGTCCTGGCCGCAACGGGCTATCGCACCGAACTAAGGTTGAAGAAGACGGCAGCGTAA
- a CDS encoding DUF4258 domain-containing protein has product MEIDAIRAFIRNGNFFVTDHALAEGFKDGISVADMLYVIQTGEIIEQYADRTRCLIYGRNTNAIPVHVVVDFGARRTMDIVTTYIPQRDQWIRSQVRKKRKR; this is encoded by the coding sequence ATGGAGATCGACGCCATTCGAGCTTTTATTCGAAATGGCAACTTTTTTGTCACGGACCACGCGCTCGCCGAGGGGTTCAAAGACGGGATTAGCGTGGCCGACATGCTGTATGTCATTCAGACAGGGGAAATTATTGAGCAGTATGCAGATAGAACGCGGTGTCTGATCTATGGACGCAATACGAATGCGATTCCCGTTCACGTTGTGGTAGACTTTGGCGCAAGGCGAACAATGGACATTGTCACCACGTACATTCCTCAACGAGATCAATGGATAAGAAGCCAAGTTCGAAAAAAACGAAAGCGATAG